From Polaribacter butkevichii, a single genomic window includes:
- the mraZ gene encoding division/cell wall cluster transcriptional repressor MraZ: MINLIGTYECKSDAKGRLMFSSAFKKQLSSVLQDGFVVKRAVFQPCLELYPMQEWNLMMQKINKLNRFNKKNNDFIRRFTAGVKMVELDATGRILIPKDLFEFAGIKKQVVMSSSVNIIEIWDKDKYEKAIDDAADDFADLAEEVMGNTELDELS, encoded by the coding sequence GTGATAAACCTAATTGGGACATATGAGTGTAAATCAGATGCTAAGGGGAGATTGATGTTTTCATCAGCCTTTAAAAAGCAACTGAGTTCTGTGTTACAAGATGGTTTTGTGGTAAAGAGAGCTGTTTTTCAGCCGTGTTTAGAGTTGTATCCGATGCAAGAATGGAATTTGATGATGCAAAAGATTAACAAGTTAAACAGGTTTAATAAAAAGAATAACGATTTTATTAGAAGATTTACGGCGGGAGTAAAAATGGTAGAACTAGATGCAACTGGAAGAATTCTAATTCCGAAAGATTTATTTGAGTTTGCAGGTATTAAAAAACAGGTTGTTATGTCGTCATCTGTCAATATTATTGAAATTTGGGACAAAGATAAATATGAGAAAGCCATTGATGATGCTGCGGATGATTTTGCAGATTTGGCAGAGGAAGTAATGGGAAATACAGAATTAGATGAATTATCATAA
- the murD gene encoding UDP-N-acetylmuramoyl-L-alanine--D-glutamate ligase: MKRLVVLGGGESGVGAALLGKQKGYEVFVSDKGAISKKYKEVLLNNKIDFEEKQHTESKILNADVVVKSPGIPDTVALIVKLKENLIPVISEIEFAAKYTSANIISITGSNGKTTTTLLLHHILKNAGLDVGIAGNIGDSFAQQVAEQSYENYVLELSSFQLDGIEDFNSHIAILTNITPDHLDRYEYDFNKYVASKFRITKNQKETDYLIFDADDEAINNWLKENKTSAKLVPFSLEKELEYGAYVKDNNMIININKEKINMPLSTLSVKGKHNTKNAMAATMAAQLLKVRRQAIKESLEDFEGVEHRLENVAKVKGVAFINDSKATNVNATYYALECMDKTTIWIVGGVDKGNDYNDLLPLVREKVKAIVCLGLDNEKIKNTFENVVDIIVETAGAEEAVKVSQKLAERGEAVLLSPCCASFDLFENYEDRGRQFKNAVRSL; the protein is encoded by the coding sequence ATGAAACGATTGGTAGTTCTTGGTGGAGGAGAAAGTGGTGTTGGTGCAGCGCTTTTAGGAAAACAAAAAGGCTATGAAGTCTTTGTGTCTGACAAGGGTGCTATATCAAAAAAATATAAAGAAGTTCTTTTAAATAATAAGATTGATTTTGAGGAAAAGCAACATACAGAAAGCAAAATTTTAAATGCAGATGTAGTTGTAAAAAGTCCTGGAATTCCGGATACCGTTGCGTTGATTGTAAAGTTGAAAGAAAATTTGATTCCTGTTATTTCAGAAATTGAATTTGCAGCAAAATATACCAGTGCAAATATTATAAGTATTACGGGGTCTAACGGTAAAACAACCACCACATTATTATTGCATCATATTTTAAAAAATGCAGGTTTAGATGTTGGTATTGCAGGGAATATTGGGGATAGTTTTGCGCAACAAGTAGCAGAACAATCGTATGAAAATTATGTGTTAGAGTTAAGTAGTTTTCAATTAGATGGTATTGAAGACTTTAATAGTCATATTGCCATTTTAACCAATATTACACCAGATCATTTAGATAGATATGAGTACGATTTTAATAAATATGTAGCCTCAAAATTTAGAATAACAAAGAATCAAAAAGAAACCGATTATTTAATTTTTGATGCTGATGATGAAGCAATCAATAATTGGTTAAAAGAGAATAAAACAAGCGCAAAATTAGTTCCGTTTTCGCTTGAAAAAGAATTAGAGTACGGAGCTTATGTCAAAGACAATAATATGATTATCAATATAAATAAAGAAAAAATTAACATGCCGTTATCAACTTTATCAGTAAAAGGAAAACACAATACTAAAAACGCAATGGCGGCAACAATGGCTGCACAATTGTTAAAAGTAAGAAGACAAGCAATTAAAGAAAGCTTAGAAGATTTTGAAGGTGTAGAGCATCGTTTAGAAAATGTTGCAAAAGTTAAAGGGGTAGCATTTATAAATGATTCTAAGGCAACCAATGTAAATGCAACTTATTATGCCTTAGAATGCATGGATAAAACAACTATTTGGATTGTTGGTGGTGTAGATAAAGGAAATGATTATAATGATTTATTGCCTTTGGTTAGAGAAAAGGTAAAAGCAATTGTGTGTTTAGGTCTTGATAATGAGAAAATAAAAAACACTTTTGAAAACGTTGTTGATATTATTGTAGAAACTGCCGGGGCAGAAGAAGCTGTAAAAGTTTCTCAGAAATTAGCAGAAAGAGGAGAAGCTGTTTTGTTATCTCCATGTTGTGCAAGTTTTGATTTATTTGAAAATTATGAAGACAGAGGGCGTCAATTTAAAAACGCTGTAAGAAGTCTTTAA
- a CDS encoding alpha/beta fold hydrolase, with translation MTDKLTTEGKFTYAEAGEGPAIIILHGLMGALSNFDSTFDHFSNNGYKVLIPQLPLYSLPLLKTNVKNLAKFLKEFLEHKNINNAILLGNSLGGHIALYFTKQYPEKVSALVLTGSSGLYEKAMGDSFPKRGNYEYIEQKAREVFYDPAIATKELVDDVYSTVNDRMKALKTLSIAKSAIRHNMANDLPTMKHPTCLIWGKQDGVTPPEAAEDFHKLLPNSDLFWLDKCGHAAMMEKPEEFNKVLHKWFIARNI, from the coding sequence ATGACTGACAAGTTAACAACGGAGGGGAAATTTACATATGCAGAAGCCGGAGAAGGACCTGCAATCATTATTTTACATGGATTGATGGGAGCTTTAAGTAATTTTGACTCAACATTTGATCATTTTTCTAATAATGGATACAAGGTTTTAATCCCTCAGCTACCTTTATACTCCTTACCCCTTTTAAAAACCAATGTTAAAAACTTAGCAAAGTTTTTAAAGGAGTTTTTAGAACATAAAAACATAAATAACGCCATCCTTTTAGGAAATTCTTTAGGAGGACATATTGCTTTATATTTTACAAAACAATACCCAGAAAAAGTAAGTGCTTTAGTACTTACAGGTAGTTCTGGTTTGTATGAAAAAGCAATGGGAGATAGTTTTCCTAAAAGAGGAAACTACGAATACATAGAGCAAAAAGCTAGAGAGGTTTTTTACGACCCAGCAATTGCCACCAAAGAATTAGTAGACGATGTTTACAGTACTGTAAACGACAGAATGAAAGCTTTAAAAACCTTATCTATTGCCAAAAGTGCAATTAGACATAATATGGCAAATGATTTACCAACCATGAAACATCCAACATGTTTAATTTGGGGTAAACAAGACGGAGTTACACCTCCTGAAGCGGCAGAAGATTTTCACAAACTTTTACCGAACTCAGACTTATTTTGGTTAGATAAATGTGGACACGCAGCAATGATGGAAAAACCAGAAGAATTTAACAAAGTCCTTCACAAATGGTTTATTGCTAGAAATATATAA
- the mraY gene encoding phospho-N-acetylmuramoyl-pentapeptide-transferase, which yields MLYYLFQYLESVMDFPGAGLFHFITFRAAAAFILSLLISTIYGKRIIDFLRNQQVGETVRDLGLDGQKQKTGTPTMGGVIIILATLIPVLLLAKLDNIYVIILIITTVWMGLIGFLDDYIKVFKKDKGGLSGKFKVLGQIGLGLIVGSMLYFNDGVTIKEQLPKDQQIVNKEGRKIVFGEAHKSTKTTVPFLKDNELDYSKAFSFLGDGYEKYGWIIFIFITVFIVTGVSNGANLTDGIDGLAAGSSAIIVITLAVFAWVSGNIIFADYLDIMFIPNSGEMTVFILAFAGALIGFLWYNTYPAQVFMGDTGSLTIGGIIAVIAIAIRKELLLPILAGIFVVENLSVIMQVSWFKYTRKKYGEGRRIFKMSPLHHHYQKLSYHESKIVVRFWIVGILLAVFTIVTLKLR from the coding sequence ATGCTGTATTATTTATTTCAATATTTAGAAAGTGTAATGGATTTTCCTGGTGCAGGATTGTTCCATTTTATCACATTTAGAGCTGCAGCAGCTTTTATTTTATCCTTGTTAATTTCTACCATTTATGGTAAGCGAATTATAGATTTTTTAAGAAATCAACAAGTTGGTGAAACAGTAAGAGATTTAGGTTTAGATGGTCAAAAACAAAAAACAGGAACGCCTACAATGGGTGGTGTTATTATCATTTTAGCAACATTAATTCCGGTTTTATTGTTAGCCAAATTAGATAATATCTATGTCATTATTTTAATCATCACCACAGTTTGGATGGGGTTAATTGGTTTTTTAGATGATTATATAAAAGTTTTTAAGAAAGATAAAGGAGGTTTAAGTGGTAAGTTTAAAGTTTTAGGTCAGATTGGTTTAGGTCTTATTGTGGGGTCTATGCTTTATTTTAACGATGGAGTTACTATTAAAGAACAATTGCCAAAAGACCAACAAATAGTAAATAAGGAAGGAAGAAAAATTGTTTTTGGAGAAGCTCATAAATCAACAAAAACAACAGTTCCTTTTTTAAAGGATAACGAATTAGATTACTCTAAAGCATTCAGTTTTTTAGGGGATGGTTATGAAAAATACGGTTGGATTATTTTTATTTTTATTACTGTTTTTATTGTAACAGGGGTTTCTAATGGAGCAAATTTAACAGATGGAATAGATGGTTTGGCCGCTGGTTCTTCTGCTATTATTGTAATAACGTTAGCTGTTTTTGCGTGGGTTTCTGGTAATATCATTTTTGCAGATTATTTAGACATTATGTTTATACCAAATTCGGGAGAAATGACAGTTTTTATATTGGCTTTTGCTGGGGCTTTAATTGGTTTTCTTTGGTATAATACATATCCTGCTCAAGTTTTTATGGGAGATACAGGAAGTTTAACTATCGGTGGAATTATAGCTGTTATTGCTATTGCAATTCGAAAAGAATTATTACTGCCAATTTTAGCTGGAATATTTGTAGTAGAAAACCTATCTGTAATTATGCAAGTTTCTTGGTTTAAGTATACTAGAAAAAAATACGGAGAAGGAAGAAGGATTTTTAAAATGTCTCCGTTGCATCATCATTATCAAAAATTAAGTTATCACGAAAGTAAAATTGTAGTCCGTTTTTGGATTGTTGGAATTTTACTGGCAGTATTTACAATTGTAACCTTAAAATTAAGATAA
- a CDS encoding RluA family pseudouridine synthase yields MHSTKENLQILFEDNHIIIVNKRAGDITQGDKTGDKPLSDVVKEYIKDKYNKPGNVYLGVVHRLDRPTSGIIIFAKTSKSLERLNKMLRDKTIHKTYWAVVKNHPKKEKDTLINFLRKNPKNNKSTAYPKEIEGSKKAILHYTVLKKLDNYSLIEVDLETGRHHQIRSQLANIGSPIKGDLKYGFDRSNKDGSIHLHARRIQFIHPVTKEQVNITAPTPKEVIWNACN; encoded by the coding sequence ATGCATTCTACTAAAGAAAATCTACAAATTTTATTTGAAGACAACCATATTATCATTGTAAATAAACGCGCAGGCGATATTACACAAGGTGATAAAACAGGAGACAAACCTTTAAGTGATGTTGTAAAAGAATATATTAAAGACAAATACAACAAACCAGGCAACGTGTATTTAGGTGTTGTACACAGATTAGACAGACCCACTTCTGGCATTATTATTTTTGCCAAAACATCTAAATCTTTAGAGCGCCTTAACAAGATGCTACGCGATAAAACCATTCACAAAACGTATTGGGCTGTTGTAAAAAATCATCCGAAGAAAGAAAAGGATACCTTAATTAATTTTTTAAGAAAAAACCCAAAGAATAATAAGTCTACCGCATATCCTAAAGAAATTGAAGGAAGTAAAAAAGCCATCCTACATTATACTGTTCTTAAAAAACTAGACAACTACTCTTTAATAGAAGTAGATTTAGAAACAGGAAGACACCACCAAATTAGATCTCAATTAGCTAATATTGGTAGCCCTATAAAAGGAGATTTAAAATACGGATTTGACAGAAGTAATAAAGACGGAAGCATTCACTTACATGCCCGTAGAATTCAGTTTATACACCCTGTAACCAAAGAACAAGTTAACATTACAGCTCCAACCCCTAAAGAAGTTATTTGGAACGCTTGTAACTAA
- a CDS encoding UDP-N-acetylmuramoyl-L-alanyl-D-glutamate--2,6-diaminopimelate ligase, translating into MKNLKDILYQVAIHQVFGLTDIKVNSIVFDSRKIEKNAVFVAQKGVSVDGHLYIDKAISLGAIAIICEDFPADKKEGITYVQVTDANVALAIMASNFYNNPSKKLPLVGVTGTNGKTTIASLLYQLFKKAGYKVGLLSTVKILVDETEFKATHTTPDSVTINSYLDKMIEAGVDYCFMEVSSHGIHQKRTEGLTFAGGIFTNLSHDHLDYHNTFAEYRDVKKSFFDSLPKSAFALTNIDDKNGDFMLQNTKAKKKTYALKTIADYKAKILEKQFSGTLLKLNDTEVWTKLIGQFNASNLLAIYATAELLGLEKLEILTIISQLENVSGRFEYVVSGDGVTAIVDYAHTPDALKNVLETINDIRTGNEKVITVVGCGGDRDKTKRPKMAHIASQLSNQAIFTSDNPRTENAQTILDEMEVGVAAENYKKTLSILDRRQAIKTACKFSENGDIILIAGKGHENYQEINGVRTHFDDLEEVRNCFNQLKNN; encoded by the coding sequence CTGAAAAATTTAAAAGACATATTATATCAGGTTGCTATTCATCAAGTATTTGGACTTACAGATATTAAGGTGAATTCTATTGTTTTTGATTCTAGAAAGATTGAAAAGAATGCTGTTTTTGTTGCTCAAAAAGGAGTTTCAGTAGATGGGCATTTATATATAGATAAAGCAATTTCTTTAGGAGCAATCGCAATTATTTGCGAAGATTTTCCTGCGGATAAAAAAGAAGGAATTACTTATGTTCAGGTGACGGATGCAAATGTAGCATTGGCTATTATGGCGTCTAATTTTTATAACAATCCATCAAAAAAACTTCCTTTAGTGGGAGTTACGGGTACTAATGGTAAAACAACAATAGCATCACTTTTATATCAATTATTTAAAAAAGCGGGTTATAAAGTTGGTTTACTTTCTACTGTTAAAATTTTGGTTGATGAAACGGAGTTTAAGGCAACGCATACAACACCAGATTCTGTAACTATCAATAGTTATTTGGATAAAATGATTGAAGCTGGAGTAGATTACTGTTTTATGGAAGTGAGTTCTCATGGAATTCATCAAAAAAGAACAGAAGGATTAACTTTTGCAGGTGGAATTTTTACCAACTTATCGCACGATCATTTAGATTATCACAACACGTTTGCAGAGTATAGAGATGTAAAAAAATCATTTTTCGATTCATTGCCAAAATCAGCTTTTGCGTTGACAAATATTGATGATAAAAATGGCGACTTTATGTTGCAAAACACCAAGGCTAAAAAGAAAACATACGCGTTAAAAACAATAGCAGATTATAAAGCGAAGATTTTAGAAAAACAATTTTCTGGTACACTTTTAAAGTTAAATGACACGGAGGTTTGGACAAAGTTAATTGGTCAGTTTAATGCTTCTAATTTATTGGCAATTTATGCTACGGCAGAATTATTAGGTTTAGAAAAGTTAGAAATTTTAACAATAATAAGTCAGTTAGAAAATGTAAGCGGACGTTTTGAATATGTGGTTTCTGGTGATGGAGTTACAGCAATTGTAGATTATGCGCATACGCCAGATGCTTTAAAAAATGTGTTAGAAACCATTAATGATATTAGAACTGGTAACGAAAAAGTAATTACAGTTGTAGGTTGTGGTGGTGATAGAGATAAAACAAAAAGACCTAAAATGGCGCACATTGCTTCGCAATTAAGTAATCAAGCAATTTTTACGTCAGACAATCCAAGAACAGAAAATGCGCAAACTATTTTAGATGAAATGGAAGTTGGTGTTGCTGCAGAAAATTATAAAAAAACATTGTCAATTTTAGATAGAAGACAAGCCATAAAAACAGCTTGTAAGTTTTCTGAAAATGGAGATATCATATTAATTGCCGGAAAAGGGCATGAAAATTATCAAGAAATAAACGGAGTTAGAACTCATTTTGATGATTTAGAGGAGGTAAGAAATTGTTTCAATCAATTAAAAAATAATTAA
- the rsmH gene encoding 16S rRNA (cytosine(1402)-N(4))-methyltransferase RsmH: protein MNYHNPVLLQESVDALAIKEDGVYVDVTFGGGGHSREILKRLGKNGKLFGFDQDPDALANVIDDERFVLIPENFRYISRFLRFHGVRKVDGVLADLGVSSHQFDEAERGFSTRFDGDLDMRMNQKSKTSAKEIVNKYSEEKLAEILFLYGELRNSRNIAKTIVEKRQEEKIDTSFQLRQVLQKYLPKAKEHKIIAQIFQAIRIEVNEELDVLKEFLEQMPSLLKEDGRLSVISYHSLEDRLVKRFIRTGLFQGELEKDVFGRSNEPMQKVGKLIVPTPQEIKLNNRARSAKLRIATLKK, encoded by the coding sequence ATGAATTATCATAATCCGGTTTTATTGCAAGAAAGTGTAGATGCGTTGGCTATTAAAGAAGATGGTGTCTATGTAGATGTTACGTTTGGTGGTGGAGGTCATTCAAGAGAAATTTTGAAGAGATTGGGTAAAAATGGAAAGTTGTTTGGTTTTGATCAGGATCCTGACGCTTTGGCTAATGTTATTGATGATGAACGTTTTGTTTTGATTCCAGAGAATTTTAGATACATCTCAAGATTCTTAAGGTTTCATGGTGTTAGAAAGGTAGATGGTGTTTTGGCTGATTTAGGGGTTTCTTCTCATCAGTTTGATGAGGCGGAAAGAGGTTTTTCTACGCGATTTGATGGTGACTTGGATATGAGGATGAATCAAAAATCTAAAACATCAGCAAAAGAAATTGTTAATAAATATTCTGAAGAGAAGTTAGCTGAAATATTGTTTTTGTATGGAGAGTTGAGAAATTCTAGGAATATAGCAAAAACGATAGTTGAAAAAAGACAAGAAGAAAAAATTGATACTAGTTTTCAGTTAAGACAAGTTTTGCAAAAATATTTGCCAAAAGCAAAAGAACATAAAATTATAGCGCAAATATTTCAGGCAATTAGAATAGAGGTAAATGAGGAGTTAGATGTTTTAAAGGAGTTTTTAGAGCAAATGCCTAGTTTATTAAAAGAAGATGGTAGGTTAAGTGTTATTTCTTATCATTCTTTAGAAGATAGATTGGTAAAACGATTTATAAGGACGGGTTTGTTTCAGGGGGAGTTAGAGAAAGATGTTTTTGGGCGAAGTAATGAGCCAATGCAGAAAGTAGGAAAATTGATAGTGCCTACTCCGCAAGAAATTAAGCTGAATAATAGGGCTCGTAGCGCTAAGTTAAGGATAGCAACTTTAAAGAAATAA
- a CDS encoding penicillin-binding protein, whose product MTLFLLAIVFRVFTIQHSEGDKYRKLSTELTIRQDTVYANKGNVYAADGNLLATSMSKFTIRMDVVAVDSQVFEKNIVALSKKLSEMLGKTPGYYQRKLRSAKKRRNRYLLIARNIGYTDYLKIKQFPIFNKGVYKGGFIAEHKTVRAHPIGKIAERTIGYDDFRGEAGIEGAFADYMQGENGLRWKQKIAKNQWKPINDVNEKEPIDGHDIITTIDVNIQDITHHALLDNLAYFEAEHGCAVVMETATGEIKAISNLGRTSKGTYYEKRNYAVWESHEPGSTFKLASLMVALDDKVIDTSTVVDTEKGRIYVNNRKVEDSHRGGYGKISAARVLEVSSNVGVVKIIKKFYDKNPEKYYNKIAEYGFTKPIGFQIKGEGKPYVPNPKDKEWSKISLEWMAWGYGVSVTPMQTLMFYNAVANNGVMVKPRFVKELRREDKTEKLFETEIVNPKIASDETLAKLKKVLENVVTKGTARNIYSPNFSMAGKTGTAKKYIPKHVDEKGKTVFGHYSTKHYVASFAGFFPADKPKYSCIVVIHDPKKEKGYYGATVAGPVFKEIAQKIYTTTPIDNQSVDDKIEFASIEKQYLSFDKKLNKEYHEIPDVRGMSGMDALALLENIGLKVQVSGAGKVKSQSLRKGEKLIKGQTIILKLS is encoded by the coding sequence ATGACGCTTTTTTTGTTGGCGATTGTGTTTCGTGTATTTACAATTCAGCATTCAGAAGGAGATAAGTATAGAAAGCTTTCTACAGAGTTAACTATTAGGCAAGATACTGTATATGCAAATAAGGGAAATGTGTATGCGGCAGACGGAAACTTGTTGGCAACATCGATGTCTAAGTTTACTATTAGAATGGATGTGGTTGCGGTAGATAGTCAGGTGTTTGAAAAAAACATTGTAGCGTTGTCTAAAAAGCTTTCTGAAATGTTGGGGAAAACTCCAGGTTATTATCAACGTAAGTTAAGAAGTGCAAAAAAGAGGAGGAATAGGTATTTGCTAATTGCAAGAAATATAGGGTATACAGATTATTTAAAAATAAAGCAATTTCCAATTTTTAATAAAGGAGTTTATAAAGGCGGTTTTATTGCAGAGCATAAAACGGTAAGAGCGCATCCGATAGGTAAAATTGCAGAGCGTACTATTGGGTATGATGATTTTAGAGGAGAAGCAGGTATAGAAGGTGCTTTTGCTGATTATATGCAAGGTGAAAATGGGTTGAGATGGAAGCAGAAAATTGCTAAAAATCAATGGAAACCTATAAATGATGTTAATGAAAAAGAACCTATAGATGGTCATGATATTATTACGACTATAGATGTTAATATTCAGGATATAACGCATCATGCGTTGTTAGATAACTTAGCATATTTTGAGGCAGAACATGGTTGTGCAGTGGTTATGGAAACGGCAACAGGAGAAATTAAAGCAATTTCTAATTTAGGAAGAACGTCTAAAGGAACCTATTACGAAAAAAGAAATTATGCGGTTTGGGAGAGTCATGAGCCAGGTTCTACTTTTAAGTTGGCAAGTTTAATGGTGGCTTTAGATGATAAAGTTATCGATACTTCTACAGTGGTAGATACGGAGAAAGGTAGAATTTATGTTAATAATAGAAAGGTAGAGGATTCTCATAGAGGAGGTTACGGTAAGATTTCTGCGGCAAGGGTTTTGGAGGTTTCGTCGAATGTTGGAGTGGTAAAGATTATAAAAAAGTTTTATGATAAAAACCCAGAGAAATATTATAATAAAATAGCTGAATATGGTTTTACAAAGCCTATTGGTTTTCAAATAAAAGGAGAAGGGAAGCCTTATGTTCCGAATCCTAAAGATAAGGAATGGAGTAAAATTTCTTTAGAGTGGATGGCTTGGGGTTATGGGGTTTCTGTTACGCCAATGCAAACATTAATGTTTTACAATGCGGTTGCAAATAATGGGGTTATGGTAAAACCAAGGTTTGTTAAAGAATTAAGAAGAGAGGATAAAACAGAGAAACTTTTTGAAACAGAGATTGTAAATCCTAAAATAGCTTCAGATGAAACTTTAGCGAAGTTGAAAAAAGTGTTAGAAAACGTTGTAACTAAAGGTACGGCACGTAATATTTATTCTCCTAACTTTTCTATGGCAGGTAAAACAGGGACGGCAAAAAAGTACATTCCAAAGCATGTAGATGAGAAAGGTAAAACAGTATTTGGACATTATTCTACCAAGCATTATGTAGCGTCGTTTGCGGGTTTTTTTCCTGCGGATAAACCAAAATATTCTTGCATTGTGGTAATTCATGATCCAAAGAAAGAGAAAGGGTATTATGGTGCAACTGTTGCGGGGCCTGTGTTTAAAGAGATTGCACAAAAAATTTATACAACTACACCTATAGATAATCAGTCTGTAGATGATAAAATAGAATTTGCGTCGATTGAAAAGCAGTATTTAAGTTTTGATAAAAAATTAAATAAAGAATATCATGAAATTCCGGATGTTAGAGGGATGTCTGGTATGGATGCTTTGGCGTTGTTAGAAAATATTGGATTAAAAGTGCAGGTTTCTGGAGCGGGAAAAGTGAAGTCTCAATCACTACGAAAAGGAGAGAAGTTAATAAAAGGACAAACAATTATTTTAAAACTTTCATAA
- a CDS encoding FtsL-like putative cell division protein yields MSKVKKGVYDFLRGSFLTDDAAFRNWRIILFVVGLLLIMITSAHKADKKVIQISKLNKKKRELRAVYVDTGTILMRMKMESSIREKAKARGLAPLKSPPNKIKVTIKD; encoded by the coding sequence ATGTCTAAAGTTAAAAAAGGGGTGTATGATTTTCTGAGAGGAAGTTTTCTTACAGATGATGCAGCTTTTAGAAATTGGCGAATTATTCTTTTTGTGGTTGGTTTGTTGTTGATTATGATAACAAGTGCGCATAAAGCGGATAAAAAAGTTATTCAGATATCAAAATTGAATAAAAAGAAAAGAGAGTTAAGAGCAGTGTATGTAGATACTGGTACTATTTTGATGAGAATGAAAATGGAATCGAGTATCAGAGAAAAAGCAAAAGCAAGAGGTTTGGCGCCTTTAAAGTCTCCTCCAAATAAAATTAAAGTAACCATTAAAGACTAA
- the yihA gene encoding ribosome biogenesis GTP-binding protein YihA/YsxC has protein sequence MKIRSAEFVMSNSNVTNAPKERMPEYAFIGRSNVGKSSLINMLMERKDLAKISGKPGKTQLINHFKINDEWFLVDLPGYGYAKVSKKKRTIFQFFIENYFKEREQLVCTFVLIDSRHDPQKIDLEFMKFLGENQIPFCIVFTKADKLGSSKINKQITSYKKKLLNSWETLPTSFITSSNTGLGREEFLKFIDGVNQDVAKDFK, from the coding sequence ATGAAAATTAGATCTGCAGAGTTTGTAATGAGCAACAGTAATGTTACAAATGCTCCTAAAGAAAGAATGCCAGAATATGCGTTTATTGGACGTTCTAACGTTGGTAAATCTTCATTAATTAATATGTTAATGGAACGTAAAGATTTGGCTAAAATTTCTGGAAAACCTGGTAAAACACAACTTATTAACCATTTTAAAATAAATGACGAATGGTTTTTAGTAGATTTACCTGGCTATGGATACGCCAAAGTTTCTAAAAAGAAAAGAACTATTTTTCAGTTTTTTATAGAAAACTACTTTAAAGAAAGAGAGCAATTGGTATGTACTTTTGTTTTAATTGACTCTAGACACGATCCTCAGAAAATCGATTTAGAATTCATGAAATTTTTAGGAGAAAACCAAATTCCGTTTTGCATTGTTTTTACCAAAGCAGACAAATTAGGAAGCTCTAAAATAAACAAACAAATTACTTCTTATAAAAAGAAATTACTAAACTCTTGGGAAACGCTTCCTACTTCTTTTATCACCTCTTCTAATACAGGATTAGGTAGAGAAGAATTTTTAAAATTTATTGATGGGGTAAATCAAGATGTTGCTAAAGATTTTAAATAA